From a region of the Helianthus annuus cultivar XRQ/B chromosome 5, HanXRQr2.0-SUNRISE, whole genome shotgun sequence genome:
- the LOC110943372 gene encoding GDSL esterase/lipase At5g33370 has translation MASLWFMLVLCLTTWVSVSTTPDKTIFDPLGDHGGDKIIFKPYENHGAPKSSHDSPKGHHDAPKGSHDSPKGNHGAPNAPHVAPKRGGSTPKGPRVSPKQKQARPFFVFGDSLVDNGNNNFLITGARADMPPYGIDSPDHSPTGRFSNGLNIPDVISEYIGSEPTLPYLNPQLTGQKLLIGANFASAGVGILNDTGFQFLNVLRMPLQLEYFKEYQQRLSLAIGDEKAKQLVNRALVLISLGGNDFINNYYLFPGSARSQLTSLSDYVTYLIVEYRKILEKLYELGARRVIVMGLGPLGCAPGERMQHSKTGDCATDLQAASALFEPQLTQMVQDLNAKYHADVFVAANTKLMNYDMISDPKAFGFKTSTTACCGQGPFNGLPGLCTVTSNLCPNRDEYVFWDAFHPTERACRIIGQQIMNGTHEYMKPVNLSVIMAVDSKM, from the exons ATGGCTAGCCTTTGGTTCATGTTAGTGTTGTGTTTAACCACATGGGTTAGTGTTAGTACCACACCCGACAAAACTATCTTTGACCCTTTGGGGGATCATGGCGGGGACAAGATCATCTTTAAACCCTATGAGAATCATGGCGCACCCAAGAGTAGCCATGATTCACCCAAGGGCCATCATGATGCACCCAAGGGAAGTCATGATTCACCCAAAGGGAATCATGGTGCACCCAATGCGCCTCATGTTGCGCCCAAAAGGGGTGGTTCCACACCAAAGGGGCCTCGTGTTAGCCCAAAACAAAAACAAGCTCGACCATTTTTTGTGTTTGGAGACTCGTTAGTTGATAATGGTAACAATAATTTCTTGATCACGGGTGCTCGTGCGGACATGCCCCCTTATGGCATCGATTCTCCGGATCATAGTCCTACCGGTCGCTTTTCCAATGGCCTCAATATTCCAGATGTTATCA gTGAGTATATTGGGTCTGAACCCACATTACCATATTTGAATCCTCAACTCACGGGTCAAAAACTTCTCATTGGTGCCAATTTTGCTTCGGCCGGAGTTGGTATATTAAACGACACTGGGTTCCAATTT CTAAATGTTTTACGAATGCCATTACAACTGGAGTACTTCAAAGAGTACCAACAAAGATTAAGTCTTGCAATTGGTGATGAAAAAGCTAAACAACTTGTTAATCGAGCATTGGTCCTCATTTCATTGGGTGGCAACGATTTTATAAACAACTATTACTTGTTTCCTGGTTCAGCTAGGTCTCAACTAACTTCTCTTTCTGATTACGTTACCTATCTCATAGTCGAATATCGTAAGATCTTGGAG AAACTTTATGAATTGGGAGCAAGGAGGGTGATCGTGATGGGATTAGGGCCATTGGGGTGCGCACCAGGCGAACGAATGCAACATAGTAAAACCGGTGATTGTGCGACTGATCTACAAGCTGCATCCGCCTTGTTCGAGCCACAACTCACCCAAATGGTTCAAGACCTTAATGCCAAGTATCATGCCGATGTTTTTGTTGCCGCCAACACCAAACTCATGAATTATGATATGATCTCTGATCCAAAGGCATTTG GTTTCAAAACATCAACGACGGCTTGTTGTGGACAAGGACCATTCAATGGGCTTCCGGGTCTATGCACGGTGACTTCGAACCTATGCCCCAATAGAGACGAGTATGTATTTTGGGACGCGTTCCATCCGACCGAACGAGCATGCCGAATAATTGGACAACAGATAATGAACGGTACACATGAGTACATGAAACCAGTGAACCTTAGTGTCATCATGGCTGTTGATTCCAAAATGTGA
- the LOC110938981 gene encoding GDSL esterase/lipase At5g33370, with translation MSRFPLAFIFIFLVFSPLLGLGADKKTPPNPNVKVTRRAFFVFGDSLVDNGNNNHLATSARADSPPYGIDYPTHRPTGRFSNGLNLPDAIGELIGVDPVLPFLDPALTGQKLLNGANFASAGIGILNDTGIQFVNIIRMPSQLDDFGTYKLRLADLIGTEKAKKLVNDALFLITCGGNDFVNNYFLIPNSIRSIQYKLPDYVPFIISEYEKHLTRLYNLGARKVLVTGTGPLGCVPASLARFSKQGECAADLQQAAGLFNPQLVKMVSSLNKKIGTNIFTTVETNLVNLNFINNPKAFGFKTSQEACCGQGPYNGIGLCTPFSNICKDRNAYVFWDAYHPSERANRLIAQEIFHGKKYMNPVNLSTLMVMDSNMV, from the exons ATGTCTAGGTTTCCACTTGCTTTCATTTTCATATTTCTTGTTTTCAGTCCTCTTTTAGGGTTAGGGGCAGACAAAAAAACGCCTCCTAACCCGAATGTCAAAGTAACTCGTCGAGCTTTTTTTGTGTTTGGAGACTCGTTAGTAGACAATGGAAACAATAACCATTTGGCTACCTCTGCACGAGCAGATTCACCTCCTTATGGAATTGACTATCCGACTCATCGTCCCACTGGTCGTTTCTCTAACGGCCTCAACCTACCGGACGCCATTG GAGAACTCATTGGTGTGGATCCAGTATTGCCATTTTTAGATCCGGCTCTAACGGGTCAGAAACTGTTAAACGGGGCGAACTTTGCTTCAGCTGGAATCGGGATCCTGAACGACACTGGAATCCAATTT GTTAATATTATTCGGATGCCGAGTCAGTTGGATGACTTTGGGACATACAAACTTCGTTTGGCTGATCTAATCGGCACCGAGAAAGCCAAAAAACTCGTCAACGATGCATTGTTTCTAATCACCTGTGGAGGCAACGATTTTGTGAACAACTATTTTCTGATCCCGAATTCGATTAGATCGATTCAATATAAACTCCCTGACTATGTCCCGTTCATCATCTCCGAGTACGAGAAGCATTTAACG AGGCTTTATAATCTAGGAGCTCGTAAAGTATTGGTGACAGGAACCGGGCCACTAGGTTGCGTGCCTGCGAGCCTGGCGCGATTTAGTAAGCAAGGCGAATGTGCAGCCGATCTCCAACAAGCTGCTGGTCTATTTAACCCGCAACTCGTAAAGATGGTTAGTTCGCTTAACAAAAAGATTGGAACCAACATCTTCACAACCGTTGAAACGAATCTTGTGAACTTGAACTTCATCAATAATCCTAAGGCTTTCG GGTTTAAGACATCACAAGAAGCATGTTGTGGACAAGGACCATATAATGGGATAGGACTTTGCACACCATTTTCAAACATATGTAAAGATAGAAACGCATACGTGTTTTGGGATGCGTATCACCCGTCGGAGAGGGCAAACCGACTTATCGCGCAAGAGATATTCCATGGGAAGAAGTACATGAACCCGGTGAATCTTAGCACCCTTATGGTTATGGATTCTAACATGGTTTGA